A section of the Humulus lupulus chromosome 2, drHumLupu1.1, whole genome shotgun sequence genome encodes:
- the LOC133817165 gene encoding protein LOW PHOTOSYNTHETIC EFFICIENCY 1, chloroplastic has translation MQALGSWPLKGDLWIVSELGIGRSSNNGRRRRKTIWGLGFSSLLANNSRDIGYGGCHGRSKFDLGCGFSKLKVARLCKPKKNSSGSSVALAWALEEQAIGSEFQIEEFNSEGTLSEKPEIDGHLHLSRMEDGAANNGGKEKPKRVTDAGSEGGNGGKVDVRELALSLQLAKTADDVDEVLKDKGELPLQVYSTLIRGLGKEKLLDSAFAVHEWLKRKKEETNGVIGPNLFIYNSLLGAVKQSEKYGEMEKILNDMTREGIVPNTVTYNTIMVIYLEKGQGVKALNILQEIQKKGLTPSPVSYSTALLAYRRMEDGNGALKFFVEIREKYQKGEIGKDDEEDWKNELFKLENFTIRICYQVMRRWLVSRSNLSTNVLKLLMAMDNAGIPPGQSEYERLLWACTREDHYLVAKELYDRIREKYFAISLSVCNHLIWLMGKAKKWWTALEIYEDLLDKGPKPNNMSHELIVSHFNVLLTAARKRGIWRWGIRLLNKMEEKGLKPGTKEWNAVLVACSKASETTAAVKIFKRMVEQGQKPTSLSYGALLSALEKGKLYDEARQVWEHMLKVGVEPNLYAYTIMASVFAGHGKFNLVETVLSEMNSSGIEPTVVTYNAIISGCARNDMSSAAFEWFHRMKADNIPPNNVSYEMLIEALARDSKPRLAYELYLKAKNEDFDISPKSYDIVVESSQLYGVPIDLRVLGPRPPDRKDTVHK, from the coding sequence ATGCAAGCTTTAGGCTCTTGGCCCTTAAAGGGTGACTTGTGGATAGTATCTGAATTGGGCATTGGAAGGAGCTCAAATAATGGTAGAAGGAGAAGGAAAACTATATGGGGTCTTGGATTTTCATCATTGCTTGCTAATAATTCAAGAGATATTGGATATGGGGGTTGTCATGGAAGGTCAAAATTTGATTTGGGATGTGGGTTTTCCAAGCTTAAAGTTGCTCGCCTCTGTAAGCCTAAGAAAAATTCTTCAGGTTCTTCAGTTGCTTTGGCGTGGGCATTGGAAGAACAAGCAATTGGTAGTGAATTCCAAATTGAAGAATTCAATTCAGAAGGAACTTTGTCTGAAAAACCTGAAATTGATGGCCATCTACATTTGAGTAGAATGGAAGATGGTGCTGCTAATAATGGTGGAAAAGAAAAACCAAAAAGAGTAACAGATGCTGGCAGTGAGGGAGGTAATGGCGGTAAGGTTGATGTTCGTGAACTAGCTTTGAGTTTACAGTTAGCTAAAACAGCAGACGATGTAGATGAGGTTCTTAAGGACAAGGGTGAGTTGCCACTTCAAGTATACTCAACTTTGATTAGAGGTCTTGGTAAAGAAAAGTTACTTGATTCTGCTTTTGCTGTTCACGAGTGGCTTAagagaaaaaaggaagaaactaaTGGAGTTATTGGCCCAAATCTATTCATATATAATAGTCTTTTGGGTGCAGTGAAGCAATCTGAAAAATATGGAGAAATGGAGAAAATTTTGAATGATATGACTCGGGAAGGAATTGTTCCCAATACTGTAACTTACAATACGATAATGGTGATTTACTTAGAGAAAGGACAAGGTGTCAAGGCCCTTAACATTCTTCAAGAGATTCAAAAGAAGGGTCTCACTCCATCTCCAGTATCCTATTCTACAGCCTTGTTGGCTTACCGAAGGATGGAAGATGGGAACGGTGCGCTCAAGTTCTTCGTTGAGATcagagaaaaatatcaaaaggGAGAGATAGgtaaagatgatgaagaagattgGAAAAATGAGTTATTTAAGCTTGAAAACTTCACCATACGTATTTGCTACCAAGTGATGAGGCGATGGCTTGTGAGCAGGTCAAACTTAAGTACTAACGTTTTGAAGCTTTTGATGGCAATGGATAATGCTGGGATTCCACCTGGTCAATCAGAGTATGAACGTCTATTGTGGGCTTGCACCAGAGAAGATCATTATCTTGTGGCaaaagaattgtatgataggatAAGAGAGAAGTATTTTGCTATAAGTTTATCAGTGTGCAACCATTTGATTTGGCTGATGGGGAAAGCTAAGAAATGGTGGACAGCATTGGAGATCTATGAGGATTTGTTGGACAAAGGTCCAAAGCCAAACAACATGTCACATGAACTAATAGTCTCTCATTTTAATGTTCTCCTAACTGCAGCTAGAAAAAGAGGAATTTGGAGATGGGGAATCAGGTTACTCAACAAGATGGAAGAGAAAGGCCTAAAGCCCGGGACCAAGGAATGGAATGCAGTTCTTGTTGCTTGTTCCAAAGCTTCGGAAACAACTGCTGCTGTGAAGATCTTTAAGAGAATGGTGGAACAAGGTCAAAAACCCACAAGCCTTTCCTATGGGGCGTTGCTTAGTGCTCTTGAGAAAGGGAAATTATATGATGAGGCGAGGCAGGTGTGGGAACATATGCTTAAGGTGGGTGTTGAACCAAACTTGTATGCCTACACAATTATGGCCTCAGTTTTTGCTGGACATGGGAAGTTTAATTTGGTTGAAACTGTCCTCAGCGAAATGAATTCATCGGGTATTGAGCCAACTGTTGTCACATACAATGCAATCATCAGTGGCTGTGCCAGGAACGACATGAGCAGCGCAGCATTTGAATGGTTTCATCGCATGAAAGCTGACAACATTCCTCCAAATAATGTAAGCTATGAAATGCTGATCGAGGCTCTAGCTAGAGATTCTAAACCAAGGCTTGCTTATGAGTTGTACTTGAAGGCTAAAAATGAGGACTTTGACATCTCTCCAAAGTCTTATGACATAGTGGTTGAATCATCTCAGTTGTATGGAGTTCCTATTGATCTAAGAGTCTTAGGACCCCGGCCACCGGACAGAAAGGATACAGTGCACAAATAG